From Dromaius novaehollandiae isolate bDroNov1 chromosome 22, bDroNov1.hap1, whole genome shotgun sequence:
TCAAGTCAGTAGAAAGAGGTGAGATATTAAAaacttttctcctctctgtttttaACTGTCTTAAAATGCCATAAATCGACATTATGCTATAAATTGGTTGGAGAGTTTTCCCCAAGGTTGCCCCAAGGTTTCACATGTTCTGTGAAAAATATCACTGCTTTGGGAACTGTAAAATAAACACTACAGTGCTATGAGGGGATCCATCCTTCTGAGACAATACAAAGCAAGCTGAATTTGAACTTACAGTGCAAGCAGCTAGAGTCCAATTTTGGAACAGCAGCTCTTCCTACAGGCAGTACAGATGTACCAGGAATCCAAGACCGACTGTGCTGGCAATCAGCTGTGCATCCTCTAGTAGGACCATTTCCTCTTTTGAGCAGGGCAAATCCAAAAGAGACTCCATGCCTTGATGTCCCAACACAGGTTATTCTGGATAATCAAATCTGGCTTTTTGAAGCCCTCTCAATGAAAGCTCACGCTCGCCTGCCTGACTTTGCTTGGGTCACGAGGCACTGAGTCCCTCTGAAGCATTAGCCAGTCCCAACTGATGTTCAGGCACATCCATTCTCACCCCTATAGCCATTTAGAAGATCTGCTGGCAAAGGCTAGTCAAGAGTAAGATGCATCAACTGATGGTCCACAGTACTGCCAGCCTGGAGGAACACAACAGCACAGTTAAGTCCTCCAGGACTGTTGTTATACAGCCAAGCACCTTCCTGCCCTGAAGCCTAGTGGTACAGTACTTGGAAATAAGGAGATGCTAAGAGCACCATAAGCAGTACTGGCTACAAAAAGGCACCACGAGCAAAGACTTGCTGTTTATCATTGTGTTCAGAGAAACAGGACCTCAGGGATATTCTTGGTAAACAAGATTACTGCAAAGAAATAATCAAATCTACACCCAGTTTCTCCTCCTTACTAACACCCTGCAGGGCCTAAGCACTGACTGAATGTCAGCGTGACAAGGGGGTAGCAACTGGGAGAAGACTCCTTTGTTTGGGTGTCCTGACTCCCTACATCACGCACACATCACTAGCTTGCTGCAAATCGACCCCTTTGATGTGAAACCCCACTGCGCAGCAAGATAACTCATTCTGTACATCTCAGGAGGGTGCACAGCAAACGGCCATCTCCACGCTCCTTGCACCGCAGAGGCACGCACTGTTGTGCGCAGCATGGATGCGGGTTGCTGCTGCAGCAATACTGAGATATTATGGGAACTGCTGGAGCAGTGCGAGTCCTGAAGTGCTGCTGAGTGCTCTGAGCCCCAAGTGGAATGAGCTCACAGTAATCAACAGAGCTTCTCGCCCCGGCCAACAGGAACTGCAGAGAAACACTGTGGACAGATTTCTTACCTGTAGGCACAGCAGGCTGACAGCTAAAGTAGCCATTAAATATTGCATGGAGCTGTCCTGGCCACTTTTCGTTCATAGGGTGTTTTTGCAGGGAAAGAGGGACCTGGGAATTTCTCCTGCAACTTTAAACTTGTTCCAGGcttgctcttccctccctttcctttaGGCCTGTACTAGCTGGAAACAAGCCACTATGCTTGCTTTTAACCCTAAGCATCAGATTTTAAAGGAAACCTTGCATTAGGCTTTTAGCTTCCATGTTTCTTCATCCATAAAACAGGGCTCATCTTCCTTGCAGGAGTTTTGCAACTTGTTTCAAAACTGCCTCAAGGTGTCCTACGGCGAGTGCTACAAGAGCTAAGACATGATTTCTCAGGCCTTGCCTGGAGTGGGAATTGGCCTGCAGAACTGCAGCTGTGTGACAGTTTCTTGGTTATAGCGGTTTTAAGTCTAACATCCCCAAGGCCTTGTCTGTCTACAAACTGCTTCATTTCAGTCACTTAATTCAGATTAAGGGTGGCTTTTGCAAAACCATAATGATTCTAGCGGAAATAAATACTCAGATTCTGCACTAGCTTAACCCCATTACAATACCACTCCTTTTGCAACCTAGCCATTAAAGTTCACCTAAAAAAGGAAATGGGTTAATGTCTCTCAAAATGGTTTCTAGCAAGGAGACAGGATTGATGTTTCTGAAACAATTCCAGATGCTATTGCCTGCTGATAAACCACAAGATGATCCCTTCCTAAATAAGGAAGCCCCAGGCAGACACAGCCCCCAGACTTGCTTCCCAGGACGCAGCCACTAACGCGCACATGGCACCAGCCCCGGGAGCCAGCTGGGTTTCATAAGAGCTCGCTGGGCTTTGGAGCCTCACTGTGGAGATCACAACAGGGAACTGGGCATTACACAACAGTTTTCCCAGCCAGGCCTGTATGCTGTTAGCAACGGCAGGAAAGGGGGCATTACCCAGGCCAGCTCTGAGCAGAGCTAAACAAAGCTGTCGCCCTCTGCAAACCTCTCCCAGCAGCTCAGACTCGGCTCAAACTCCAGGCACGAGAAGGGATTAGAGCACAGCTGGCTCCATTCCCCACAAGTTGAAACCAAACACACATATTTGCAACATACATATTTTGCAGTCCAGCCAAAGTCGgcttacatttcattttcacagacAGGCAAACGGAGCATGGCACACCTCTGTAAACCCTGCTGAGGCCCGTGGAACTGCAAAGGCGTAAATCAGCGAGAGTCCCGCGGCACTGCAACGGTGCAGGCAGCAAGCAGGCCGTGACTCAGCAGAAAGAGCCAGCCTGCCCGGTCCTCTCCGCTAGGAACAGCACTGAGCACAAGGAAAGCAAATTATCACTTTCCTCCTGATCACTTTTGCAAATGGAGAGACTTGACAAAGTGAGGTTAACCTCTTGGGGACCAGAGACCAGGTAATACCCTCACACTCTCTCACAGGCTTCCCTGCACCCCAGCTGGAAAATGTTAtacctttttcttctcatctgacTAACATGGAAGGCATGCAAAGCCCAACACCTACAAATAGAAGGCCTAAGACCCAATACCCCAAAGGGTTTTTTGAGAAGTTAATCACTGTTCCATTTCTAAGCCATCTGCTACAAGGGGCATTTCAGATCATGTAAAGCTTGTGTATCTGGAAGACGCCAAGTTGTCTGGTTACTGGTTAAGGAGTTACAGAAAGCACTGACTTGTTATGTGACCTTACATGAATTTATTCTGTGAGCTGAGGCCATGAACTTAAAGTTGAGACTCACTTGGACTGGGTATCATGGAAGGGCAGTGGATGTTTGGAGAGAGTTGTAGatcttctttgtttcttcttgtctGGGCTACAGCTCCTCTCCTGCTTAGCAGCATAAGTCTGGGGTATTTCAAGCCTCCACCCAAATGCCAGCAGCACAAAAGCAGGACAAAAGCATTAGCTGCCCCTTTTTGTTGAAAAAATTTATGGAGAGGCTAGTGATCAGAAGGGCCTTCGCTCCTGGGGGAGGGCAGCCACCAGggctctgccagctctgcagcGAGACAAGGAATGTCACTCTCTGGGGTGGAACACCAAACACTACCCTGTCTTGGGACCCCAAAGCCCGAAACTGTTCCTGCTCGCCCTGTAAGGCGGTCTGCTGGTGGCCAGCTTTAGTGCTTGGCCCTGAGGTTTCTCCAGCTCTCGCCAGAGGATGGCAGTCTTAGGAGAGCAGAGATATGTGTAGGCACCAGCCTAGCCTTTACTCCCCGAGTTAAGGCAGAGGAAGAATTCAATCCTGCTCGGAAATAAGAGATTGCATTATGCAGTAGCATTAACAGGCTTTGTGGTGAGGCTATCTCACACACTCAAATACAAGGGCAGCGGGAAACCTCTAAGCTGCGGGTCACCAGAAGGACACGGCAGGGGAAGGCCTTTGGTCTTGTCCTACTTCTGCTGCCCGCAACACCTGCAATCGACTGCTCCTTGTTACCTGCCGGGGCTGCGCAGGGCTAGGCCACAGCCCGCTCCCGCTAACGGGGTCTGGCCGGCCTGGTTCAGAGGGGCTTCGAGAGCCATCTGCTGTTATCAGTTCACATTACAGCACCGGGCAACACCCCTGCCTGGCAGGGCACCCAAGACACCCTCCAGCTCCACCTTTCACTCTCTTAGCCTCACTAGTTTGTGGGCTAATGGGAGAATAGTAGTATAAAGCATCATTTTCTAGATTGAAACCATCTTCAGGGAGCTCAGGTCCTCACGCAGAAGGACCCGGGAGCCTCTACAGGGAGCACATGCACTGGTGAGGATGGTACAAACAGGACAAGCCCAAACAACTGTTTTTATATAAAGATGGTATTTCAGCATGCCAGACAGGGCAGAGCCACAGCTCCCAGTGCACCTGCACACCTGGACCAGGTAGAGGCAACAAGGAAACAGGTAGTGGTGACACCTGCTCTTCAAAACATCAGTCACCGCTATCATATGCCATCGGACACGGCAGCTGcccacccccagggcccccccaccAATGCAGCCGCACGCTTCTAACTGCATCCCCCTGCcaaggctggggagggggctcagGCACCCTCTCATCTCAAATAAAGGTGCTAGAACTCAAAACAAGCTGCAGCCCTTCGGACCAAGGGGGTTTACCACCTGGCAGGCAGGCACACACCAAGGCCTCCGGGGAGCTAGGAACCCTCTCAGAacagccccagcagcctcccttccTTACACCTCGGACCAGCGGCTCACCCTCCCCCAGGCCCGGCGCAGCCAGCACTTCACAGgccccagtgtcccctgctgtTGGGGGTTAGAGGGCCCCAACCGGCGCCCACCTCCTCACcccgcagcggagcggagcggcgcgggcgctgcgcctaaaggggcggctccgcgcggcgggcgcgcgcacaggccccggcccggctgcgggcTCGCGCACGTCCCTGCGTCCGACCccagggggccgggggggtgcgCTGCCCCCACCACGCCGGCAGGGGGAGCGGCGGCGTCgcggcgcgcatgcgcggcgcccgGGCGGAAGCGGCGCGCGGcgtgcggcggcggggcgcgcgcggcgtCCATGGGGCTCCTTAAaggcgccggcgcccggcccccggcAGGTGTCGGCGGATGGAAAAGCCGCGCCGGGCTGGAATGAGCAGGTGGGGCggggcccccgggaccccccccccccgaggaccCTTCCCccctccgggacccccccccggggaccccggcgcGCGCggcctctgcctcagtttcccccgcgCGCGCCGGCAGCGGGGCTACCGCGGGGCTCCCGGCCACGGAGGGGGTGCGGGCACGGGGGGGTGCAAACCCCGGGGGAGGGGTGCGGGCCCCGAGGGAGAGGTGCAAGCAccgagggggtgggggggttgcaaGCCCTGAGGGAGGGGGTGCGGGCCCCGAGGGAGGGGGTGCAAGAGCTGGGGGGGGTTGCAAGCCTCGAAGGAGGGGTGcaaacactgggggggggggtgcaagcCTGGGAGGGGGGGCTCCAAACCTGGAGGAAGGGGTGCAAACACTGGGGGGGGTTGCAAGTTTGGGAGGGGGGTTGCAAAACCCGAGGAGGGGGGGTGCAAGCACTGGGGGGGGGCTGCAAAACCTGAGGGAGGGGGTGGAAGTGCTGGGGGGGGTTGCAAACCCCAAGAGCAGGGGTGcaagcactggggggggggggtgcaagcACCGGGGGGGCTTCAAAGCCCAGGGGAGCGGTGCCCCCCCTGCAGAAGGAGCAGCCTTTCAGGGTCCCCGAAGGGAGCAGGGGAGCtcgggcctgggggggggggtcacagcctgGGGCTGGCCCAGCGCAGGGCCTGTCCCCGGGGCCGTCGCCCTGGGGCAGCGGCcaggctggcggcggggggggacacgcacCCCACAGCACCCGTCCCGCCTCGGCGGGGGCTCCGCTGCCTGCGCGGAGCCAGGAGGAACCAACCCCGGGAAGGAGGCAGCTCGCCATGGCCGCAGGGACGCGGGCCCGGGTGTCCCGGGCAGGATGAGGCCCCGGTGCTGTACTGTGCTtccaaaaaactaaaaaaaaaaaaagggggggtctGGGCGAGCACCAGCCCGGCTGGGCCGCTGGGTTTCCGGGTCCACATTCCCTCTCGGGACTTGGGAATCCAGCCGGGTGGGGGACTGGAGGAGGGGGGGGTCCCATGTCCCCCGGGGGGGCACCCCCTGCCCAGGCGAGCCCTGCCCGTGGGGTCGCTCCCGCCGCGGGCggcttttctccttctttgcaCCGAGCGTCGCCCCAATGTGCACGCAGCAGCCGGGGTCGCAGCTACGGGGGCTCGTGTtctcctgattttatttttatttcttccttatttccTCCGACggcgcagggagcagcaggaaccCCCGCGTGCCCGGCAGCCTTCGGGCCGGCGCGGTGCCCTCGGCGGGGGGGGCTTCTCCCCCTTGCACTGCCCGGGCCGGGGCTCGTCCCGCTCCCACCGCCCGGGTGCCGGGGCCCCTCCGCGCCGGCGGCCTCGGGCGCTTGACGGCTCGGAGCCTCCGCCGGGGGATTTACGGCCGCTCTGACCTTGCGAACGTGCTGAGTCAGGCGGAGACGGTGGTGGTTTTTGTTTGAGCTCCGTTTTAGCCGAATTTGGGAGTCGCACGGGCGCAAAGCCCCCGGCGCGGTTGGGCGCTGGGCTGAGCCGGCCCTGCCCGCGCCACGGCCGCGCTTTGCCCCTTCCCGCGCCTTAACTTGCAACGCGCCGCCCGCGCGCGGGTGCGGGGGGGACGAGCTCCGCCGTGGCGGGGGGATGCTATCGGGGTGGCCGCGCCCGCCCTGCGCCGCCCCGATAAcgcggcgggagccccgcgccgagccgcccgccacccccgccgccccccgccgcagggCCCCGCCATGGCCGAGGAggcgccgccgagccccgccggggCCATCACCCCCCTGCAGCAGATGCTGGCCTCCGGGACCGGCGCTGTCCTCACCTCCCTCTTCGGTGAGCGCCGCGGGGGCTTCGCGGTGACCCCCCCCCGTGCGTCCCCTCctctccatgtccccccccccgccgaggcTCAAGGGCCGCTGTCATTGCAGTGACGCCCCTGGACGTGGTGAAGATCCGGCTGCAGGCGCAGAGGACGCCCTTCTCCAAAGGTGACACCGCCGGTGgccccggtgccggggggggggccggtgccgggggggccggggactgacggcgctgcccgccgcgccggcggcctcTCCCAGGCAAGTGCTTCCTCTACTGCAACGGCCTCATGGACCACCTCTACGTGTGCAACAACGGCGACGGCTGCGCCGCCTGGTACAAGGCGCCCACCCGCTTCAGCGGCACGCTGGTAGGGGGGGGTCCCtttgccgggggggggcacggaggGGGATGCCCACCCCTCCGGGCTCCCCGCTCCCGGCGCTCCGCTCTCCCCGCAGGACGCCTTCGTGAAGATCGTGCGCTACGAGGGCGTCAGGTCTCTGTGGAGCGGCCTGCCCCCCACGCTGTGAGTTGGGCCCTGCCGCCGGAGCGAGGCTGagcaccgggaccccccctccACGCTCACCCCCCCCTCAAATCTCCTCGGCAGGGTCATGGCCGTGCCGGCCACCGCGATCTACTTCACCGCCTACGACCAGCTCCGCGACTACCTGCAGgcccgcgcgggcggccggggccacCACGTCCCCTTGGTGGCCGGGGCCCTCGCCAGGAGTGAgtacccccgtgtcccccccccccccccgggcgccggcgTGCCCCCGCTGAGGCCggtcccccccccgcagtgggCGCCGTGACGGTGATCAGCCCCTTGGAGCTCATCCGCACCAAGATGCAGTCGCGGCCGCTGAGCTACCGGGAGCTGCGCGTCTGCATCCGCTCGGCGGTGGCCCAGGACGGCTGGCTGTCcctctggaggggctgggggcccacGGTGCTGCGCGACGTCCCCTTCTCAGGTACCCGCCgccggggggcacgggggggggctgtgggggggggctgccccgccacagcccccacctgccccctgccccccccccagcgctcTACTGGTTCAACTACGAGCTGGTGCGGGAATGGCTCCGCGGGCAGGCCCGCCTGGACGAGGCCGCCGTCGCCATCAGCTTCGTCTCCGGGGCCGTTTCGGGGACGGTGAGTTAGGGCGAGGGGGGGGACGAGCCCAGAGGCCACGGTGaggggctggggcggccccggcccaccgcccggctgccggcccccgcaGGTGGCGGCCGTGCTGACGCTGCCCTTCGACGTGGTGAAGACCCGGCGGCAGATCGAGCTGGGGGACAGCGAGACGCTCCGAGGTGAGGGGTccccgcggggacgggggggctcccggggcggccccccctccccgccgccgccgcctgggcaCCCCCTGGCCTGCTCCTCTCCCCGCAGTCCCGGCCTCCAAGCCCTCCTCCACCTGGCTCCTGCTGCAGCGCATCCGAGCCGAGTCCGGCACCCGGGGGCTTTTCGCAGGtagggccgtgccgggggggggggccggggggtgtgggggtgccgggggggctcacGGTGCCGTCCCCGCAGGCTTCCTGCCCCGTGTCATCAAGGTGGCGCCGGCCTGCGCCATCATGATCAGCACCTACGAGTTCGGCAAAGCCTTTTTCCAGAAGCTGAACCAGGAGCGGCAGCGGAGCGGCTTGTGAGCCGGGagccggtgcccccccccggcgagGCGCCCCCCCCACGAAGCCCAAGTGCCTTTGGGCCGCGGCGCCGTGGGGGCCCTGCCCATCCCTCCCTGGCCGGCAttgggctgggggggccccgctCCGTTACGCAGTGTCCCctcgcccccccgccccctccccgccgcggggcacTGGGGCACCTCGCACCCCTCTCCAggccagtcccccccccccccccccacatcccgGGTCGGACCCTGCGTGCTGGGGACCAGCCTCACTGCTGCTCGGGGGGGCCGGGAAGCGTTGGGGGCACCGAGCCCATGCCCTGTCCCTCCCCACGagggcctgcccccccccgccttgcacggggcgccggggggggaatttcctcttattttcttaaataaaagaaaatggtatTTGGCACTGGAGGAGTTTCTTCCTGCTCGCTGCTGGGCCCCGGGTCGGGtccaggggtgctggggaggaggaaggtgcccCCTGTCCCCCCCCTCCGGTGCCAGTCGTGTCCCCGCTGCCTGGGCATGGTGCTGTTACCCTCCCTCCcgtcctcctccccccccgcttCCCAGGCTGGGGCGTCCCGGAGCCTGGGACGGAGCTGGAGGCACCGGGgttctcttcccccctccccgctcccggcC
This genomic window contains:
- the SLC25A39 gene encoding probable mitochondrial glutathione transporter SLC25A39 is translated as MAEEAPPSPAGAITPLQQMLASGTGAVLTSLFVTPLDVVKIRLQAQRTPFSKGKCFLYCNGLMDHLYVCNNGDGCAAWYKAPTRFSGTLDAFVKIVRYEGVRSLWSGLPPTLVMAVPATAIYFTAYDQLRDYLQARAGGRGHHVPLVAGALARMGAVTVISPLELIRTKMQSRPLSYRELRVCIRSAVAQDGWLSLWRGWGPTVLRDVPFSALYWFNYELVREWLRGQARLDEAAVAISFVSGAVSGTVAAVLTLPFDVVKTRRQIELGDSETLRVPASKPSSTWLLLQRIRAESGTRGLFAGFLPRVIKVAPACAIMISTYEFGKAFFQKLNQERQRSGL